From the Astatotilapia calliptera chromosome 6, fAstCal1.2, whole genome shotgun sequence genome, one window contains:
- the LOC113024178 gene encoding uncharacterized protein LOC113024178 isoform X3, which yields MEDLPKELHTDTNVYSVKMDDISYGFLEAAENSPQRTEWWLPLAIRLECLSTDVNFALLMVSPECIAVFRDKSGRYGLFDSHSRSAAGLRQPNGTAVMLTFTHVNDLITHLHNLFQNQGKHARYEFVPVSFKTVSTHTEPPGQSTQVTPGATATSSTQNDEPQITNPTVQMPEPESAKTHMTMLDNTLNSPDDKMAKTPRTARNVSKLNKRQRKKAIRQAQREYVKAKDKSSIEEVAKKTNKRRHERERYASCREFRMKKLQAMKTQYAENYHYRKQRLLSAKKYYANPHIQEKVKACQVKRYQSDRHFQQKMRDYIIRRYTTDPDFQIRQKKYVVQKYNTDTSFKTRQKQYVVQKYNTDTSFKTRQKQYLVQRYNTDTDFQTRQKQYLVQRYNTDTDFQTRQKQYIRTKYASDPNYRHKQKKSIYARYHNDSQFRLHHIQRCAQYQRHKMATTASFAIYKKLCAQRIKKKYRRLVTQFQQGPQSEAQPQLVVNSVMQAATLAFREAIQLGPTHVCTVCHRTLFPNQVKHCKRSKYVTNSNIVATCLTGKFVHVCDRECSANCTFPKQRMEEWICYNCDNHLQRGKMPSVAVANNLALATIPIELSRLNVLERQLTAKILPFAKIIALPKGQQRAVHGAVVCVPSDVETTVNCLPRPNSEAQLLQVQLKRHIRFKGYQHFYTVNMKNVLAGLSKLKEMHSEYKDVSIDDEATFADPTSNQIIDTEHDTADADIQDALPRNFDQQIVPERRTTEDTTAGLLEPCHDVNQLMEPEQSNEQPLQDMEKEKEELRPGLVLDTCMQPPDIAQDILSYGEGIFSIAPAQGNRPVGFFSVPKLEAMAFPVQFPTGQNTLDEARQVKLYPSMYFNTRLFSADTRFATDQSYLFFAQFVTETHMATNSMSIQLRKGKAITKDGRKISNRMLQNKDEVEKLINNKDATRFMKPLRGTPAYWEKALKDLHAMVRQLGKPTFFLTFSAAEMRWPEVVEVIKTQQGEQVDFSQLDWNTKCEILRSNPVTVMRLFEKRVDALMTTLILSPAQPIGEVEDYFYRVEFQARGSPHIHLLVWVKDAPEFGSDLEDHVYKFIDKYITCKMPDQNADPELHKIVSEVQVHSRNHSRSCKKGNVSCRFGFPKLPVDQTMITFPSPDDDDDHNDKQHSTSKEKGTNEKQKNRRMALAKKMKEAKEKLQPLRDLLCDPNSSFEDLSELLHKCKLTYEQYLDCVFNLTNSHVILLKREPNDCWVNAYNADLLRAWNANMDIQYVIDDYSCLMYMMSYVSKPEFEMTQFLNGVIQEVKKSSVNERDEMKQIMQAYAKHREVSAQESVARTCSLPLKKCSRSVVFIQTDDDALKMSLPMSRLQSMAPDDENVWMSGLPEKYANRPRTPDFERMCLGEFASEYRILYGRQTESKNAIRLLNNMGYIQKRTKGKPAIIRYPRFSEKKQPEKFYSRLLKLYYPHRSNDDLKNTEYPTSEQFYKSGRKHGYAVRPIVTFNKKRYEGHGKTMERALEQIEQQGPLINAWNTFAPEVEVDRLECVAQRQSRHDTGENEMDIVPDYQVSGSSSGTMPAIIAPKLSPDFVRKMYQSLNETQASIFYAVREWCFKLVWGHCPEQFFYFVSGGAGCGKSHVIKCIYEEATKILHQLPRFRDQADMSYPAVLLTAFTGTAAFNISGKTLHSLLKLPRSLKPPYQGLGNALDEVRASLSNAEILIIDEISMVSKDLFAYIHWRLQQIKGNKKPFGGMSILAVGDFYQLPPLGKAKPLCVYEDNVLDLWKDYFHMVNLTEIMRQKDDHSFAEVLNRIRVKQKTDSLEADDKALLTQAIHDIKDCPSNVLHIYATNKEVDKHNSATVTALHSDIINIQAEDYRKDRRTGDMVLLAEMMKGNKGDLPDNIQAAPGVRVMIIRNLDVEDGLVNGTFGTITNIVTATQDGPKTVNLIGLTLDNENSGQKFRRKIQGSSDNLVYIEKCEECTSKKGVVRRQFPMKLAFACTAHKVQGMTMESAVVCLKRVFEPGMAYVALSRTTSLKGLYITDFDEKKIYADPAITDALKNMRHASFENARPLLQFLKSVDPTVPTLTIIHHNAQGLPTHMEDMRCHHELSLADVLCITETHLSGSSVSPRFQLEQYNMATRNRHVSYTNHTDMAKVNGGGVAIYYNTILTAESRKYLQNVTDLEFVVVKVESPVTALIATVYRPPNYSHVRFLPQMQCLLDSLEMMNHQPIIVCGDFNEDLMSRGKKPIQELLQSRGYAQLITAATTEKHTLIDHIYISQPYACLQSGVLNTYHSYHNPIYCVIH from the coding sequence ATGGAGGACCTGCCCAAAGAACTTCATACTGACACAAATGTCTACAGTGTGAAAATGGATGACATAAGTTATGGATTTCTGGAAGCAGCAGAGAACAGTCCTCAAAGAACAGAGTGGTGGTTGCCTCTTGCTATTCGCCTTGAATGTCTGTCAACAGATGTGAACTTTGCTTTGCTCATGGTCTCACCTGAGTGCATTGCGGTTTTCCGTGACAAATCTGGGAGGTATGGATTATTTGATTCACACTCAAGAAGTGCAGCGGGTTTACGTCAGCCAAATGGAACAGCAGTCATGCTCACTTTCACTCATGTGAATGACCTGATCACCCACCTGCATAACCTTTTTCAAAATCAAGGCAAGCATGCACGATATGAGTTTGTGCCTGTTTCTTTCAAAACAGTCAGCACTCACACGGAACCCCCTGGACAGTCAACTCAGGTAACACCAGGAGCTACAGCTACATCATCAACACAAAATGATGAACCACAAATCACGAATCCCACTGTGCAAATGCCTGAACCAGAATCAGCCAAAACCCACATGACGATGTTAGACAATACTTTAAACTCACCAGATGACAAAATGGCTAAAACCCCCCGAACAGCAAGAAATGTGAGCAAATTAAATAAACGACAACGTAAGAAAGCTATTCGTCAAGCTCAGAGGGAGTATGTAAAAGCTAAAGACAAATCTTCAATTGAAGAAGTGGcaaagaagacaaacaaaagaagacACGAAAGAGAACGATATGCCTCCTGTCGTGAATTTCGAATGAAAAAATTACAGGCTATGAAAACTCAATATGCTGAAAACTATCATTACCGTAAACAAAGACTGTTATCAGCCAAAAAATATTACGCAAATCCTCATATtcaagaaaaagtaaaagccTGCCAGGTGAAGAGATACCAAAGTGATCGTCATTTTCAACAAAAAATGAGAGACTACATTATCAGAAGATATACTACGGATCCCGACTTTCaaatcagacagaaaaaatATGTGGTTCAGAAGTACAACACGGATACCAGCTTTAAAACCAGACAGAAGCAATATGTGGTTCAGAAGTACAACACGGATACCAGCTTTAAAACCAGACAGAAGCAATATCTGGTCCAAAGGTACAACACGGATACTGACTTTCAAACCAGACAGAAGCAATATCTGGTCCAAAGGTACAACACGGATACTGACTTTCAAACCAGACAGAAGCAATACATAAGAACAAAATATGCATCTGATCCAAACTACaggcacaaacagaaaaaatcaaTTTATGCCAGGTATCACAATGACTCACAATTCAGACTGCACCATATACAGCGCTGTGCCCAGTACCAGAGACACAAAATGGCTACCACTGCATCTTTTGCCATTTATAAAAAGTTGTGTGCACAGAGAATAAAGAAGAAATACAGACGACTAGTAACACAGTTCCAGCAGGGTCCACAGTCTGAAGCACAACCCCAGCTTGTAGTGAACAGTGTGATGCAAGCAGCCACATTAGCTTTCCGTGAAGCCATTCAGTTAGGACCCACCCATGTCTGTACAGTGTGCCACAGAACTCTGTTTCCTAATCAAGTTAAACATTGCAAAAGATCAAAGTATGTTACTAATAGTAACATTGTTGCCACTTGCTTGACAGGAAAATTTGTCCATGTTTGTGACAGGGAATGCTCAGCTAATTGTACTTTCCCAAAACAAAGAATGGAAGAGTGGATTTGCTACAACTGTGACAACCACCTACAAAGAGGCAAGATGCCATCCGTCGCAGTAGCAAACAATTTAGCACTAGCAACCATTCCAATTGAACTGAGTAGATTAAATGTACTAGAACGACAACTGACTGCTAAAAttctcccgtttgcaaaaatcATTGCATTACCAAAAGGACAGCAAAGAGCCGTACATGGGGCTGTTGTTTGTGTACCATCGGATGTGGAAACCACAGTAAACTGTCTTCCCAGACCTAACAGTGAAGCCCAGCTCCTGCAGGTACAGCTGAAGAGACACATCAGATTCAAAGGTTACCAACACTTCTACACTGTAAACATGAAGAACGTGTTAGCAGGATTATCAAAGCTAAAAGAGATGCATTCAGAATACAAAGATGTATCTATTGATGATGAAGCTACTTTTGCTGATCCCACAAGTAATCAGATAATCGACACGGAACATGACACTGCTGATGCAGATATTCAAGATGCACTGCCCAGAAACTTTGACCAGCAAATTGTACCAGAAAGAAGAACCACTGAGGATACAACAGCTGGACTGCTTGAGCCATGTCATGATGTAAACCAACTAATGGAGCCTGAACAGTCAAATGAACAGCCCTTACAAGAtatggagaaagaaaaggaagaactTCGACCTGGTCTTGTTCTAGACACCTGTATGCAACCACCAGATATAGCACAGGACATTTTATCATATGGTGAAGGAATATTTAGCATTGCACCCGCGCAAGGAAATAGACCTGTTGGCTTCTTCTCTGTTCCTAAACTTGAAGCCATGGCCTTTCCTGTCCAGTTCCCAACTGGACAGAACACATTAGATGAAGCCAGACAAGTGAAACTTTACCCAAGCATGTATTTTAATACACGGCTGTTCTCTGCAGACACACGGTTTGCAACTGACCAAAGCTACCTATTCTTTGCACAGTTtgtaacagaaacacacatggcTACAAACAGCATGTCCATCCAATTGCGCAAAGGAAAGGCAATCACCAAGGATGGGCGTAAAATTTCTAACAGAATGCTTCAAAATAAAGACGAAGTGGAGAAACTGATAAATAACAAAGACGCAACACGCTTCATGAAACCTCTGAGAGGTACTCCAGCCTATTGGGAGAAGGCACTGAAAGACCTACATGCTATGGTCAGACAGTTAGGAAAGCCAACTTTTTTCCTGACATTTTCAGCTGCTGAAATGAGATGGCCTGAGGTTGTTGAGGTCATAAAAACTCAACAAGGTGAACAGGTGGATTTTTCACAACTTGACTGGAACACAAAGTGTGAAATTCTCCGAAGCAACCCTGTGACTGTGATGCGATTGTTTGAAAAAAGAGTCGATGCACTAATGACAACACTGATCCTGTCCCCAGCACAGCCCATCGGTGAAGTAGAAGAttacttttatcgagtggagtTTCAGGCCAGAGGTAGCCCTCATATCCATTTACTGGTTTGGGTCAAAGATGCACCTGAATTTGGAAGCGACCTTGAAGACCACGTGTACAAATTTATTGACAAGTACATAACATGTAAGATGCCTGACCAAAATGCCGATCCTGAACTTCACAAAATTGTGTCTGAGGTTCAAGTCCACAGCAGAAATCACTCCAGATCCTGTAAAAAAGGTAATGTGTCATGTAGGTTTGGCTTCCCCAAACTACCCGTAGATCAAACAATGATCACTTTCCCAAgcccagatgatgatgatgatcacaATGATAAGCAGCATAGCACAAGTAAGGAGAAAGGcacaaatgaaaagcaaaagaacAGACGAATggctctcgcaaaaaaaatgaaagaggcCAAAGAAAAACTCCAGCCATTGAGAGATTTGCTCTGCGACCCAAATTCCTCGTTTGAAGACTTGTCTGAGCTGCTTCACAAATGCAAATTAACTTATGAACAATACTTGGATTGTGTCTTCAATTTAACCAATAGTCATGTCATCCTCTTAAAGCGTGAACCTAATGACTGCTGGGTGAATGCATACAATGCAGATCTGCTGAGGGCCTGGAATGCCAACATGGACATCCAATATGTCATTGATGACTACAGCTGCCTGATGTACATGATGTCTTATGTCTCTAAACCCGAATTTGAGATGACACAATTTCTTAATGGAGTCATCCAGGAAGTAAAAAAGTCCAGTGTCAATGAAAGAGATGAAATGAAACAGATAATGCAGGCATATGCTAAACACAGAGAAGTCAGTGCCCAAGAATCCGTGGCAAGGACATGCAGCCTGCCACTAAAAAAGTGTTCACGCAGTGTGGTCTTCATACAGACTGATGATGATGCCCTGAAAATGAGTCTCCCGATGAGCAGGTTGCAGAGCATGGCACCAGATGATGAAAATGTGTGGATGTCCGGATTGCCagaaaaatatgcaaacagaCCCAGAACACCTGACTTTGAAAGAATGTGTTTGGGTGAATTTGCTTCAGAGTACAGGATTCTCTACGGCCGTCAAACAGAGTCCAAAAATGCCATCCGTCTTTTGAATAACATGGGTTATAttcaaaaaagaacaaaagggaAACCTGCAATAATCAGATATCCTCGGTTCTCAGAAAAGAAACAACCAGAAAAGTTTTATAGCAGACTGCTAAAACTTTATTATCCACATCGATCAAATGATGAccttaaaaacacagaataccCCACATCCGAGCAGTTctacaaaagtggacgaaaacATGGTTATGCAGTACGGCCAATTGTTACCTTTAACAAAAAGCGATATGAAGGCCATGGCAAAACAATGGAAAGGGCACTGGAACAGATTGAACAACAAGGCCCACTTATCAATGCATGGAACACCTTTGCACCTGAGGTTGAAGTAGATCGTTTAGAGTGTGTGGCCCAACGACAATCCAGACATGACACTGGCGAAAATGAAATGGACATTGTTCCTGACTACCAAGTCAGTGGTAGCAGCAGTGGAACCATGCCAGCAATCATAGCACCAAAGCTGAGCCCAGACTTTGTCAGAAAAATGTACCAAAGTCTGAATGAAACCCAAGCATCCATATTCTACGCAGTGCGTGAGTGGTGTTTCAAACTTGTGTGGGGTCACTGTCCTGAgcagttcttttattttgtctctgGAGGAGCTGGCTGTGGAAAATCACATGTTATCAAGTGCATATATGAGGAGGCAACAAAGATTTTGCACCAACTCCCCAGATTCCGAGACCAAGCAGACATGTCCTACCCTGCAGTACTGCTGACTGCATTTACTGGCACTGCAGCTTTTAACATATCTGGGAAAACACTGCACTCTCTGCTAAAGCTGCCAAGATCTTTAAAACCGCCTTATCAGGGACTGGGGAATGCACTGGATGAAGTGAGAGCTTCACTTTCAAATGCAGAGATTCTGATCATTGATGAGATATCTATGGTTTCTAAAGACCTTTTTGCCTACATCCACTGGAGACTTCAGCAGATCAAAGGAAACAAGAAACCTTTTGGTGGGATGTCTATCCTTGCAGTAGGAGACTTTTACCAGCTGCCACCCCTTGGAAAAGCCAAACCACTCTGTGTGTATGAGGACAATGTCCTTGATCTCTGGAAAGACTATTTCCACATGGTCAACCTGACAGAAATCATGCGACAGAAAGATGATCATTCTTTTGCTGAAGTTCTGAACAGGATAAGAGTGAAGCAAAAAACAGATTCTCTTGAAGCCGATGACAAAGCCTTGCTCACACAGGCTATCCATGACATAAAAGACTGTCCATCTAATGTATTACACATTTATGCTACAAACAAAGAGGTCGACAAACACAATTCAGCAACTGTAACTGCTCTTCATTCTGATATCATAAATATTCAGGCAGAAGACTACAGAAAAGACCGACGAACGGGTGACATGGTCCTCCTGGCAGAAATGATGAAAGGCAACAAAGGAGATTTACCTGATAACATACAAGCTGCACCTGGAGTGCGTGTTATGATTATCAGAAATTTGGATGTTGAAGATGGGCTTGTTAATGGGACATTTGGAACAATCACGAACATTGTGACAGCCACACAGGATGGACCAAAAACTGTGAATCTCATTGGACTCACGCTGGACAATGAAAATTCTGGGCAAAAATTTCGCAGAAAAATACAAGGATCCTCAGACAATCTTGTGTATATTGAGAAATGTGAAGAATGCACAAGTAAAAAAGGAGTGGTTCGCAGGCAATTTCCAATGAAGTTGGCCTTTGCATGTACAGCTCACAAAGTACAAGGCATGACAATGGAATCAGCAGTAGTATGCTTGAAGCGTGTTTTTGAACCTGGAATGGCCTATGTTGCACTCAGCCGCACAACCTCACTTAAAGGACTGTACATCACAGACTTtgatgaaaagaaaatctatgCTGATCCTGCCATCACAGATGCACTCAAAAATATGAGACATGCATCATTTGAGAATGCAAGACCACTGTTGCAATTCTTAAAATCAGTAGATCCCACAGTCCCAACGTTGACAATTATCCATCATAATGCACAAGGTCTCCCAACTCACATGGAGGACATGAGATGCCACCATGAACTCAGCCTTGCTGATGTTTTATGTATAACAGAAACACACTTGTCTGGATCATCGGTTTCTCCCCGCTTCCAGCTGGAACAATACAACATGGCCACACGCAACAGACACGTCTCTTACACAAATCATACAGACATGGCAAAGGTAAATGGCGGTGGAGTTGCAATTTACTACAACACAATTCTTACAGCAGAGTCCCGAAAATACCTGCAAAATGTGACTGACCTTGAATTTGTTGTTGTCAAGGTTGAATCGCCAGTCACAGCTTTGATAGCAACTGTATACAGGCCACCAAATTACAGCCATGTGAGGTTTTTACCACAAATGCAATGTCTTTTGGACTCGTTGGAAATGATGAATCACCAACCAATTATTGTTTGTGGAGACTTCAATGAGGACCTTAtgagcagaggaaaaaaacccatccAAGAACTGTTGCAGTCAAGAGGATATGCACAACTGATTACTGCTGCAACTACCGAAAAACACACATTGATTGATCACATTTACATATCACAGCCATACGCCTGCCTCCAATCAGGTGTTCTGAATACATATCACAGTTATCATAACCCCATTTATTGTGTTATTCACTAA